One stretch of Flavobacterium sp. 9 DNA includes these proteins:
- a CDS encoding FAD-dependent oxidoreductase, whose protein sequence is MENYLHGLLDEDNDDIIKDYLKYIDGGIPCTDKPKDVLIIGAGMAGMVAAAMLKEAGHNVTIVESNTRVGGRIKTFRNSENKKYFEDDSVYGEAGAMRIPTIHKMVLKYIEKLGLKTEPFYYLSVDKEQAIAYQAGSTKKEPDVTRNSLFYVNRKRVVQNEYIKKDVNVNELLGFDLGESENKRASDLMDILIKPLKEFIKEDPEKNWPILIERYGEYSMRRFLKEHSMYSENAIEMIGVMQNLESRMAYDFIQSFIEQNIIKDSTSFMEIVGGSDLLPNAFFKAYNLEENTYFDCRMTKMKLVNNKVKIEVDIEVQRDFQFYEDAGFKALKTPVSDLEFDEIIVTIPFSALRHVYVLPQFKQEKRKAIRELHYDSATKILLEFREKWWQEAPYNIVGGGTITDFSNRFTYYPSNDLGAKGHGVVLASYCWSDEASRWDSMDDDDRYFYALKNLAIMHSDDPKEQQRIIDLAVITSSIKDYKKKGGKLIGAATQSWMRDPYAYGEAAIFNPGQLQLLQQHIISTEWEGKAHFAGEHTSLKHAWIEGAIESGIRTALEVNENTGNLNNPI, encoded by the coding sequence ATGGAAAACTATTTACACGGTTTACTCGACGAAGACAACGACGACATTATTAAAGACTACTTAAAATACATTGACGGGGGAATTCCATGTACGGATAAACCAAAAGACGTATTAATCATTGGTGCCGGAATGGCCGGAATGGTCGCCGCAGCTATGTTAAAAGAGGCCGGACATAATGTTACGATAGTCGAATCAAACACTCGTGTTGGCGGAAGGATTAAGACTTTCAGGAATTCTGAAAACAAAAAATATTTTGAAGACGACAGTGTTTATGGTGAAGCCGGTGCAATGCGTATCCCAACCATACACAAGATGGTGCTCAAATACATTGAAAAACTCGGACTCAAAACCGAGCCTTTTTATTATCTTTCTGTTGATAAGGAACAGGCAATCGCATATCAGGCAGGCTCAACTAAAAAGGAGCCGGATGTTACTAGAAATTCCCTTTTCTATGTTAACCGCAAACGTGTTGTACAGAATGAATATATCAAAAAAGATGTTAATGTAAACGAACTACTGGGCTTTGATCTTGGCGAAAGTGAAAACAAACGTGCCAGCGATTTAATGGACATTCTCATTAAACCGCTTAAGGAGTTTATAAAAGAAGATCCCGAGAAAAACTGGCCTATACTAATCGAGCGCTATGGAGAATATTCGATGCGTCGTTTCTTAAAGGAACATTCGATGTATTCAGAAAATGCTATCGAGATGATTGGAGTTATGCAAAATCTGGAGTCCAGAATGGCCTATGATTTTATCCAGAGTTTTATTGAGCAAAATATCATCAAGGATTCTACCTCTTTTATGGAAATTGTGGGCGGAAGCGACTTACTTCCAAATGCATTCTTTAAAGCTTATAATCTCGAAGAAAACACCTATTTTGATTGCAGAATGACGAAAATGAAGCTCGTTAACAACAAGGTAAAAATAGAAGTTGATATTGAAGTTCAACGTGACTTTCAGTTTTATGAAGACGCAGGATTCAAAGCTTTAAAAACCCCTGTTAGTGATCTGGAATTTGATGAAATAATTGTCACCATACCTTTTTCTGCATTAAGACATGTGTATGTATTACCTCAATTCAAACAGGAAAAACGAAAAGCAATCCGAGAACTGCACTATGATTCTGCTACTAAAATATTATTGGAATTTCGTGAAAAATGGTGGCAGGAAGCACCTTATAATATTGTTGGCGGAGGTACGATTACTGATTTTTCGAACCGTTTTACCTATTATCCAAGTAATGATTTGGGAGCTAAAGGACATGGTGTCGTACTGGCATCTTATTGCTGGTCTGACGAAGCAAGCCGTTGGGATTCTATGGATGACGATGACAGGTATTTTTATGCACTTAAAAATCTGGCGATCATGCACTCCGATGACCCGAAGGAACAGCAGCGTATTATTGACCTTGCCGTAATTACCTCAAGCATCAAAGACTATAAAAAGAAAGGCGGAAAATTAATTGGTGCAGCAACACAAAGCTGGATGCGTGATCCGTATGCTTATGGCGAAGCGGCAATATTTAATCCGGGACAGTTACAATTATTGCAGCAACATATCATCTCAACTGAATGGGAAGGAAAAGCACATTTTGCCGGAGAACATACTTCGCTAAAACATGCGTGGATTGAAGGTGCAATTGAATCCGGAATTCGTACTGCACTCGAAGTCAACGAAAATACTGGTAACCTGAATAACCCAATTTAA
- a CDS encoding M20/M25/M40 family metallo-hydrolase gives MKKIIVSIFVLSQCFNVHGQSIDKIITNKEVTRIEKILSADDMQGRRTFTPGIDKASAFIESEFKEIGLKTFNEAKNYRQEFSMTTSKAVYSKISIDGKEINNNQVVTFSYLPQVSLTEKSDISIVKISKGDNIGEKFNEYYKSSKNLLVLVDPSFDKVLQNIQHIDRISANPGNNTIMFVFGTTEATTFSVELTNTISKKTLNNVVGILPGKTKPNEYLIFSGHYDHLGVGSPEEGAPHTATDSIYNGANDDAAGTTAVIMLAKYFKKQNNNERTIIFTTFVAEEIGGYGAKYFSKQLDPEKVIAMFNIEMIGTESKWGKNSAYITGFEKSNMGQILQTNLTGSNFTFYSDPYPDQQLFYRSDNATLAKLGVPAHTISTSKMDNEPTYHTVDDEFETLDIDNMTQIIKSIALSSSSIISGKDTPTRVDTTHLK, from the coding sequence ATGAAAAAAATTATTGTAAGTATCTTTGTTCTAAGTCAATGTTTTAATGTTCATGGACAATCGATTGATAAAATTATTACGAATAAGGAAGTAACTCGTATAGAGAAAATACTTTCGGCTGATGATATGCAGGGCAGGAGAACTTTTACTCCCGGTATTGACAAAGCATCGGCTTTTATAGAATCAGAATTTAAAGAAATTGGTTTGAAAACTTTCAATGAAGCAAAGAATTACAGACAAGAATTTTCGATGACTACTTCTAAAGCAGTTTATTCAAAAATTAGTATTGATGGCAAAGAAATAAATAATAATCAAGTTGTAACATTCTCATACCTTCCTCAAGTTTCTTTAACTGAAAAAAGTGATATTTCTATTGTAAAAATCAGTAAAGGGGATAACATTGGCGAGAAATTTAATGAATATTATAAAAGCTCGAAAAATCTTTTGGTACTAGTTGATCCCTCATTTGATAAGGTTTTGCAGAATATTCAACATATTGATCGAATAAGTGCTAATCCTGGAAATAATACGATTATGTTTGTTTTTGGTACCACAGAAGCGACTACTTTTTCTGTTGAATTAACGAATACAATCTCCAAAAAAACATTGAATAATGTTGTTGGAATATTACCCGGAAAAACTAAACCAAATGAGTATTTGATTTTTTCAGGGCATTATGATCATTTAGGAGTTGGTTCTCCAGAAGAAGGTGCTCCTCATACTGCAACAGATTCTATTTATAATGGTGCTAATGATGATGCCGCGGGAACAACAGCAGTAATTATGCTTGCGAAATATTTTAAAAAACAAAATAACAACGAGCGTACTATCATTTTTACCACATTCGTAGCGGAAGAAATAGGTGGTTATGGAGCCAAATATTTTTCTAAACAGCTTGATCCGGAAAAAGTGATTGCGATGTTCAATATTGAAATGATAGGAACAGAATCTAAATGGGGTAAAAACTCTGCTTACATTACAGGCTTCGAAAAGTCGAATATGGGACAGATTTTACAAACTAATTTAACAGGATCAAATTTTACATTTTATTCAGATCCTTATCCAGACCAACAGTTATTTTACCGCTCAGACAACGCTACGTTAGCCAAGCTTGGAGTTCCTGCTCATACTATTTCTACTTCAAAAATGGATAATGAGCCAACGTATCACACAGTCGATGATGAATTTGAAACGCTGGATATTGATAATATGACTCAAATAATCAAATCAATTGCATTAAGTTCTTCTTCGATTATTAGTGGAAAAGATACACCAACAAGAGTAGATACTACTCACTTAAAATAA
- a CDS encoding glycoside hydrolase family 95-like protein — MKISYLALSLFTIVCANINAQKITDKNEIVAKHELNFKELSTTWDEGIPLGNGIIGALVWQKGNNLHMSLDRADLWDMRPMKDLHRKEFSYKWVQGQVQKNDYGIVQKYFDEPYDNEPAPSKIPGGALEFEIQNWGAVSAVNLSIATAVCEVKWENGTVLKTFVHAIKPVGWFRFENLKKGFIPHLVPPKYQGEVKVSGDPVGGDDLARLGYKQGKVTEKGNTISYEQEGWGGFKYQISVSWKKINDTTIEGVWSITSQYPDKKINPVAENIVKKILEEGYNKDFASHILWWKKFWNESSIQVPDALLEKQWYLEQYKFGSAARRGAPPISLQAVWTADNGRLPPWKGDYHHDLNTQLSYWPSYSGNHMEEAMGYIDHLEENKENYKRYTKMYFTNDGLAVPGVTTLDGTEMGGWIQYSFSPTVSAWLSQHYYLQWRYSMDRKFLKQKAYPWIKDVAKHLEQITIKDEKGFRKLPISSSPEMNDNDISAWFSQSSNYDLALMTFTFKTAAELANELGLKEEANHWKQILNEFPDYARTANNEMMVTPTMSYTESHRHFSHLMAIHPLGLIKWEDGEKSQATIKNTISLVDKIGPDYWCGYSYSWMANLKARAKDGEGAAKDLEIFAKAFCLKNSFHANGDQTKSGYSKFQYRPFTLEGNFAFAAGLQEMLLQSYAGFIEIMPAVPVSWKDVSFNTLRAEGAFLISASKKDGIITEVKIVAEQGGMTKLKLPFKNWKVESSHLAKTKQISEEFIELEFDKEGWIVLKNKEIK; from the coding sequence ATGAAAATATCTTATCTGGCATTAAGCTTATTTACAATAGTTTGTGCTAATATAAACGCCCAGAAAATTACAGACAAGAACGAGATTGTTGCAAAACACGAACTAAATTTCAAGGAACTTTCTACAACTTGGGATGAAGGTATTCCGCTTGGAAATGGAATAATCGGTGCCTTAGTATGGCAAAAAGGAAATAATCTACACATGTCCTTAGATCGCGCTGATTTATGGGATATGCGACCAATGAAAGATTTGCATCGTAAAGAGTTTAGTTACAAATGGGTGCAAGGACAAGTGCAGAAGAATGATTATGGCATTGTACAAAAATATTTTGATGAACCATACGATAATGAACCTGCTCCAAGCAAAATACCCGGAGGAGCATTAGAATTTGAAATTCAAAATTGGGGAGCAGTTTCCGCAGTAAATCTTTCTATTGCAACTGCTGTATGCGAAGTTAAATGGGAAAACGGAACTGTTTTAAAAACATTCGTACACGCTATAAAACCCGTTGGATGGTTTCGTTTTGAGAATTTAAAAAAAGGATTTATTCCTCATTTGGTGCCTCCTAAATATCAGGGAGAAGTAAAAGTATCAGGTGATCCGGTAGGTGGCGATGATTTGGCCCGTCTGGGATATAAACAAGGCAAAGTAACTGAAAAAGGCAATACCATATCATATGAACAAGAAGGATGGGGAGGATTTAAGTATCAAATTAGTGTGAGCTGGAAAAAAATAAATGACACAACTATTGAAGGCGTTTGGAGTATTACTTCTCAATATCCAGACAAAAAAATAAATCCTGTTGCCGAGAATATTGTCAAAAAAATATTAGAAGAAGGATATAATAAAGATTTTGCAAGTCATATTTTATGGTGGAAAAAATTCTGGAATGAATCCAGTATTCAGGTACCGGATGCTTTATTAGAAAAACAATGGTATTTAGAGCAATATAAATTTGGTTCCGCAGCCAGAAGAGGAGCTCCGCCCATTTCTTTGCAGGCTGTTTGGACCGCAGATAATGGCCGTCTGCCGCCGTGGAAAGGGGATTATCATCATGATTTAAATACACAATTAAGTTATTGGCCTTCCTATAGTGGCAATCACATGGAAGAAGCCATGGGATATATCGATCATCTCGAGGAAAATAAAGAAAATTATAAGCGCTATACCAAAATGTATTTCACCAATGATGGACTAGCCGTTCCGGGAGTTACAACACTTGATGGTACTGAAATGGGAGGTTGGATTCAGTATTCTTTTTCTCCTACAGTATCGGCTTGGTTGAGTCAGCATTATTATTTGCAGTGGCGCTATAGCATGGATCGTAAATTTTTGAAACAGAAAGCATATCCGTGGATTAAAGATGTTGCCAAACATTTGGAACAAATTACAATAAAAGACGAAAAAGGCTTTAGAAAATTACCCATTAGTTCCAGCCCTGAAATGAATGATAATGATATTAGTGCCTGGTTTAGTCAAAGTTCGAATTATGATTTGGCATTAATGACTTTCACTTTTAAAACTGCTGCAGAATTAGCAAATGAACTAGGATTGAAAGAAGAAGCAAATCATTGGAAACAAATATTAAATGAATTTCCTGATTATGCACGTACAGCAAATAATGAAATGATGGTTACGCCAACAATGTCCTATACGGAATCTCACAGGCATTTTTCGCATTTGATGGCAATTCATCCGCTTGGTTTGATTAAATGGGAAGATGGTGAAAAATCACAAGCAACAATTAAAAATACGATTAGTCTGGTAGATAAAATTGGACCAGATTACTGGTGTGGATATTCTTATTCGTGGATGGCAAATCTTAAAGCAAGAGCAAAAGATGGAGAAGGTGCCGCCAAAGATTTAGAAATTTTTGCTAAAGCATTTTGTCTTAAAAATAGTTTTCATGCAAATGGAGATCAGACAAAATCAGGTTATTCAAAATTTCAGTATCGTCCATTTACATTGGAAGGAAACTTTGCGTTTGCAGCGGGTTTACAAGAAATGTTATTACAAAGTTATGCCGGTTTTATAGAAATCATGCCCGCCGTTCCGGTTTCGTGGAAAGATGTTTCTTTTAATACATTGAGAGCAGAAGGCGCATTTTTAATAAGTGCTTCAAAGAAAGATGGAATTATAACAGAAGTTAAAATCGTAGCAGAACAAGGAGGAATGACCAAATTAAAATTGCCTTTTAAAAACTGGAAAGTTGAATCAAGTCATCTTGCAAAAACAAAACAGATTTCAGAGGAATTTATAGAACTGGAATTTGATAAAGAAGGTTGGATTGTTTTAAAAAATAAAGAGATAAAATAA
- a CDS encoding family 20 glycosylhydrolase encodes MSYKFYTGVVCSLLMSMQALAQSKMIKSDSIYLAEKIVVEPFISKETSTYKMPVNPEGFELKLIGSDNLSVINKSGTIFTPLQNTTVNLLFKASKIKDGSSIEIPYSLKVEGTYKDQGKNVKPFVIPSLREWHGDEGNFVLNTKSRIVLDEKYADVLKQAAIIFQNDLVEQYKIKPAIVSGIPKAGDIFISLNGNKEELGSEGYSLSIKDFVSINAAQYKGAFWATRTILQLLERDIKHCSLPKGISRDYPKYEVRGFLLDVGRKYFKIEFLRDYVKMMSYYKMSDFQLHLSDNGFVKQFDNNWDNTYSGFRLENERYPQLPTKGEFYTKKEFVDLQILAENYAVNIIPEIDVPAHSLAISKAFPQIASKEFGKDHLDIKNPETYTIVENIFKEYLEGENPVFRFKEVHIGTDEYDKKEAEPFRKFTDHFIKYVQTFGKEVRVWGALTHAQGITPVTSKGVTMNAWYNGYADPFKMKELGYPLISTPDGFLYIVPAAGYYYDYLDLKYLYDKWEPVVIGDAVFKMGDPFIRGGMFAVWNDVPKNGITAQDVTDRVFPAIQVLSEKMWSGAEVAVDFNEFSGKAKDINEGPGLNLRGKISAKDSLVLNYKMKGNDKEIKKLQHANYVLDGNRKVLNFKNSKSSAKLPYNEIGYNYTVSFKINPSQNNVANAVLFQSNHATVKLKQGNTSNLGFSHEGKDYDFGFVIPQNKWTSIAITGDNNSTTLYLNGELVKKLTREKIPTGYQKDSIWVMKTLFFPLDKIGGGENSFIGKIKDLKVFNQILSTSQIQAIKEEE; translated from the coding sequence ATGAGTTACAAATTTTATACTGGAGTTGTATGTTCTTTGTTAATGTCAATGCAGGCATTAGCACAATCCAAAATGATTAAATCAGATTCGATTTATCTGGCAGAAAAAATAGTGGTGGAACCTTTTATTTCGAAAGAGACTTCAACTTATAAAATGCCGGTAAATCCTGAAGGATTTGAATTGAAACTAATAGGATCAGATAATCTTTCGGTAATAAATAAGTCGGGAACAATTTTTACTCCGTTGCAAAATACCACAGTTAATTTGTTGTTTAAAGCAAGTAAAATAAAGGATGGTTCTTCTATTGAGATTCCTTATTCATTAAAAGTAGAAGGAACTTACAAAGATCAGGGAAAGAATGTGAAACCCTTTGTAATTCCTTCATTACGAGAATGGCATGGAGACGAAGGTAATTTTGTATTGAACACTAAATCAAGAATTGTGCTGGATGAAAAATATGCAGATGTCCTTAAACAGGCGGCAATAATTTTTCAAAATGATTTGGTTGAACAATACAAAATAAAGCCAGCTATTGTTTCGGGTATTCCAAAAGCCGGTGATATTTTTATCTCTTTAAATGGCAATAAAGAAGAATTAGGTTCGGAAGGATATTCTCTTTCGATAAAAGATTTTGTTTCGATTAATGCGGCACAATATAAAGGAGCTTTTTGGGCAACACGTACTATTTTGCAACTATTAGAAAGAGATATAAAACATTGTTCTTTGCCAAAGGGGATTTCAAGAGATTATCCTAAATATGAAGTAAGAGGATTTTTATTGGATGTTGGAAGAAAATATTTCAAAATCGAATTTTTGAGGGATTATGTAAAGATGATGTCTTATTATAAGATGAGTGATTTTCAGTTGCATCTCAGTGATAATGGTTTTGTAAAACAGTTTGATAATAATTGGGATAATACTTATAGTGGCTTTAGATTAGAAAATGAAAGATATCCGCAATTGCCAACCAAAGGAGAGTTTTATACCAAGAAAGAGTTTGTTGATTTGCAAATACTTGCCGAGAATTACGCAGTAAATATTATTCCTGAGATTGACGTGCCTGCGCATTCTTTGGCGATTTCAAAAGCATTTCCGCAAATTGCAAGTAAAGAATTTGGCAAAGACCATTTAGACATAAAAAATCCGGAAACTTATACAATCGTAGAAAACATATTTAAAGAATATTTAGAGGGAGAAAATCCGGTTTTTCGTTTTAAAGAAGTACATATCGGAACTGATGAATATGATAAAAAAGAAGCAGAACCTTTTAGAAAGTTCACAGATCATTTTATAAAATACGTGCAAACTTTTGGCAAAGAAGTTAGGGTTTGGGGCGCTTTGACTCACGCACAAGGAATTACTCCGGTTACCTCAAAAGGAGTAACTATGAACGCGTGGTACAACGGTTACGCCGATCCTTTTAAAATGAAAGAATTGGGTTATCCTTTAATTAGTACGCCAGATGGTTTCCTATATATTGTGCCTGCTGCAGGTTATTATTATGATTATTTAGACCTGAAATATTTATATGATAAATGGGAACCAGTTGTTATTGGCGATGCCGTTTTCAAGATGGGAGATCCTTTTATAAGAGGAGGAATGTTTGCCGTATGGAATGATGTTCCGAAAAACGGAATCACCGCTCAGGATGTTACAGACAGAGTATTTCCGGCAATTCAGGTATTGAGTGAGAAAATGTGGAGTGGCGCTGAGGTTGCAGTAGATTTTAATGAGTTTTCAGGCAAAGCCAAAGATATAAACGAAGGTCCGGGACTTAATTTGAGAGGAAAAATTTCCGCTAAGGATTCTTTAGTTTTAAATTATAAAATGAAAGGCAATGATAAAGAAATAAAGAAATTACAACATGCAAATTATGTGCTTGATGGGAACAGAAAAGTATTAAATTTTAAAAATAGTAAAAGTTCTGCGAAACTTCCGTACAACGAAATTGGATATAATTATACCGTTAGTTTCAAAATAAATCCTTCTCAAAATAATGTTGCGAATGCTGTTCTTTTTCAATCGAATCATGCAACTGTAAAGTTAAAACAAGGTAATACGTCAAATCTTGGTTTTTCTCATGAAGGAAAGGATTATGATTTTGGTTTTGTTATCCCGCAAAATAAATGGACAAGTATTGCTATTACTGGGGATAATAATTCAACAACTTTATATCTAAACGGAGAATTGGTTAAGAAACTCACAAGAGAAAAAATCCCAACCGGGTATCAAAAAGACTCGATTTGGGTAATGAAAACCCTGTTTTTTCCTCTTGATAAAATTGGAGGCGGCGAAAATTCTTTTATCGGAAAAATCAAAGATTTGAAAGTATTCAATCAGATTTTATCAACATCACAAATTCAAGCCATAAAGGAAGAGGAATAA
- a CDS encoding DNA-binding domain-containing protein: MQKTVKIPLKNFQHWMQQLLLDPYQQTGVNPSDLVSDQLNAASIEDVICHSEKLTAKEHLGIYQRSYIARLRNCMSQQFSALEYALGEDLFCAFADDYLASKPSQNYNLAYLGAHFADYLETNRPDTHENIKEDWIDFMIELARYEYAIGVIFEMKAEEDYQLATIDSDENKLKLVPICELFKFKFPVRKYYSDFKNEKQPNLPSESESYCVVLRHKFKLAIYDLHKEQFEFLTYLKEQTNIAEAKELFKNQYKENTPSFDEVWNSWKESWVAANFFQF, from the coding sequence ATGCAGAAAACGGTCAAAATACCATTAAAGAATTTCCAACATTGGATGCAGCAACTTTTACTGGATCCTTACCAGCAAACGGGCGTTAATCCCAGTGATTTAGTTTCGGATCAATTAAATGCTGCTTCAATTGAAGATGTGATTTGCCATTCTGAAAAACTTACTGCAAAGGAACATTTGGGTATTTACCAAAGAAGCTATATCGCCCGTTTACGAAATTGTATGTCTCAGCAATTTAGTGCTTTAGAATATGCCTTAGGCGAGGATCTTTTTTGCGCTTTCGCTGATGATTATCTCGCTTCAAAGCCTTCGCAGAACTATAACTTAGCCTATTTAGGAGCTCATTTTGCAGACTATCTTGAAACTAACAGACCCGATACTCACGAAAACATCAAGGAAGATTGGATTGATTTCATGATCGAACTCGCCCGATATGAATATGCCATTGGCGTTATTTTCGAAATGAAAGCCGAAGAAGATTACCAATTAGCCACGATAGATTCAGATGAAAACAAACTGAAACTTGTACCTATATGTGAATTGTTTAAATTTAAGTTTCCTGTTCGAAAATACTATTCTGATTTTAAAAATGAAAAACAACCCAATTTACCTTCTGAAAGCGAAAGTTATTGTGTAGTCCTTCGGCACAAATTTAAACTAGCTATTTATGATTTGCATAAAGAACAATTTGAGTTTTTGACTTATTTGAAAGAGCAAACCAATATTGCTGAAGCCAAAGAACTCTTTAAAAACCAATACAAAGAAAATACACCTTCATTTGATGAAGTCTGGAACAGTTGGAAAGAATCCTGGGTAGCTGCTAATTTTTTCCAATTTTAA
- a CDS encoding alpha-keto acid decarboxylase family protein, whose protein sequence is MSQQKITVAKYLQIRLEQLGLTHLFGIAGNYTAPFLNTIQEDKNAKIKIVNDTNEINAGHCTDAYARQNGFAAVAVTYGVGAFTLLNSVAGSYVEHCPVLVINGAPTNKDQQRSLVQGMLASHMTGDMYSNINVYRNVTVAAEQVTGSSDAPYKIDSVLNACILYGRPVYLEVFEDVWRMECNPPDAPLVERESSKCQTSARKAAQRVAALAKGKEIIFWGGIEIQRYGIQKEFLDLIETTDTEFVTSILGKSIVSENHPKFKGVFNGKASPKDVDKKFRKAGLKIGLGVWTTGKNLGGFDVWQEDTVLANHSGVRIGASYVANVSLRDFIIFLKEELTQVPFSAYEMYDAEKLPESFFLADNRMLKKAKPQLTYDTFFKRINDFIDERHIVVADAGFPLLGAQGIRITEPNGFVAQASWLSIGYSVPAATGIKCARPDKRPVVFVGDGAFQETCQAISTQNKLKHDTIVFVLDNGIYGIEQMLVNPNPFRGEKKVEYSVPDLNSVYDYNEMHRWKYAKLVDVFGGKGFEVSTLDELEEVLTQLDNIKENTIIHVNIPKTSIPEAIAYKTEEAGEDEFLDKDWSLC, encoded by the coding sequence ATGTCACAGCAAAAAATCACCGTTGCAAAATACCTGCAAATACGTCTGGAACAATTAGGACTTACCCATTTATTTGGAATTGCAGGCAATTATACCGCGCCGTTTTTGAATACGATTCAAGAAGACAAAAATGCAAAAATTAAAATCGTTAACGACACGAATGAAATAAACGCCGGACATTGCACTGATGCTTACGCGCGTCAAAATGGTTTCGCTGCAGTAGCGGTAACTTATGGCGTGGGAGCATTTACGCTGCTTAATTCGGTTGCGGGTTCTTATGTAGAGCATTGTCCAGTTCTTGTCATTAATGGGGCACCGACCAATAAAGATCAGCAACGAAGCCTAGTTCAGGGAATGCTGGCATCACATATGACTGGTGATATGTACAGTAATATCAATGTTTACCGAAACGTTACTGTTGCGGCAGAACAAGTTACAGGTTCATCAGATGCTCCTTATAAAATTGATTCAGTTTTAAATGCCTGTATTTTATATGGAAGACCGGTTTATCTTGAAGTTTTCGAAGATGTATGGCGAATGGAATGCAATCCGCCTGACGCTCCATTGGTAGAAAGAGAATCCTCTAAATGTCAAACAAGTGCACGCAAAGCTGCTCAAAGAGTAGCTGCATTGGCAAAAGGAAAAGAAATTATTTTCTGGGGCGGCATTGAAATCCAGCGCTACGGTATTCAAAAGGAATTTCTGGATCTTATCGAAACTACCGATACTGAGTTTGTGACTTCTATACTTGGGAAATCAATCGTGTCTGAAAACCATCCTAAATTCAAAGGAGTTTTTAATGGCAAGGCATCGCCAAAAGATGTCGATAAAAAATTCAGAAAAGCCGGGCTGAAAATTGGTCTTGGCGTATGGACCACCGGCAAAAATTTGGGAGGTTTTGATGTCTGGCAAGAAGATACTGTACTTGCCAATCACAGCGGTGTAAGGATTGGCGCTTCTTATGTGGCTAATGTTTCGCTAAGGGATTTTATTATATTTCTGAAAGAAGAACTTACCCAAGTTCCCTTTAGTGCTTACGAAATGTATGATGCAGAAAAGCTGCCTGAATCATTTTTCTTAGCTGATAACAGAATGCTAAAAAAAGCGAAACCGCAGCTTACTTATGATACATTTTTCAAACGAATCAATGATTTTATAGATGAGAGACATATAGTCGTTGCCGATGCAGGTTTTCCTTTATTGGGCGCCCAAGGCATTCGTATTACAGAACCTAACGGATTCGTAGCACAGGCATCATGGCTTTCGATAGGTTATTCTGTTCCTGCGGCAACCGGAATAAAATGTGCCAGACCTGATAAAAGGCCGGTAGTATTTGTTGGAGACGGTGCTTTTCAGGAAACTTGTCAGGCCATATCTACACAGAATAAACTGAAACACGACACGATTGTTTTTGTTTTGGATAATGGTATTTATGGAATTGAACAAATGCTTGTTAATCCAAATCCGTTTCGTGGTGAAAAAAAGGTAGAATATAGCGTTCCCGATTTAAACAGCGTTTATGATTACAACGAAATGCACCGTTGGAAATATGCGAAACTCGTTGATGTATTTGGAGGCAAAGGTTTTGAAGTCAGCACTCTCGACGAACTCGAGGAAGTTCTGACACAACTTGACAACATTAAGGAAAATACCATTATACATGTAAACATACCTAAGACCTCTATTCCTGAAGCAATTGCTTATAAAACAGAAGAGGCTGGAGAAGATGAATTTCTGGATAAAGACTGGAGTTTATGTTAG